A window of Bos mutus isolate GX-2022 chromosome 3, NWIPB_WYAK_1.1, whole genome shotgun sequence genomic DNA:
TACCCTTTGCATTCTACAGGGGTTGGCGCTAACTCTCTTTGTACCAGCAGGCATGACTGTAAGGGGACCAATGTCAGAAAAAACACAACAGGAGAGGAAGCAGAGCAGCTGGTCAGCTGCCCCAGCTCTCACCTGGAAGTGCCTGCTGAGGACAGGGAGTGGTAGTAGTCAGAACCTCCACCTGGAGTCTCTTTTGAGTACTATAGGGCAATGATTCTCAAATGTTATCAGGCATCAGAATCACCCGCAGGGCTTTAGACTGCTGGGCTCCAACCTCAATTTCCAATTCAGAAGGTCTAAAGTAGGTCTAAAACGTACATTTCAAGCTGTTTTTCAGGTGATGCTGCTGATCTGAAgatcacattttgagaaccacCACTGTAGGTTTTTCTGGCTTTCTCTTAACACTCCCCCATTCCCTCTTTCCTACCATCCATCTACTGCTTTCACATATACCAACCCTCCATTAGCTTCCTTtcggaaaattaaagaaaagacaaaacaggGGTAAATGTTAGACTGACTTAAAGATTCTTTTGGGGAAGGGTTTCAGCTCTCTACTACTCTGGTTGATGGGTGTTTCAGAAGTGGAACTTACTCCAAATACATACATGCTTCCTCTCTCTTTACTGAACTGCCTGCCAACCAACAGCTGGAAGGCAGTTCAGTAAAGAGGAATAGATCCTTTTCCAATCATAAGATCTTGCTTTGAGTTTCGTAAAAATTAGTCAGAACATGGGAGATATACTCTACTACATTTGAGAAAAATTTCCCACCTcagactgctttttaaaaaattacagtaaaatatacaaaacacaaAATGTACCATAACTGATCATTTAAGCATACAATTccatggcattaagtacattcacactgttgtgcaagtTCCACCATCGTCCATCTCCAGaccttttcatcttcccaaactgaaactcatactcattaaacaataatttcCCATCCCCCTCCTGTCAAAccagcccttggcaaccaacATTCTATCCCTAGACTACTTTTTGACTCAGTTTGTCTTTTGACTTAATAAAAGAGTATCCACTGCTGACTACTGGAATTGCTTCTTGCATATATGTGATTGAGTTTATTTTAAGAAAGGTAAATGGAattggaggaagaaaagaggtGCAGACAACTGGTAAGGGTTTTCATACTGGGCCTCCTATCCACGGGCCTCAGCAGCCCTGCCATGGATCCGCCCGATTCTTTCGCATCAAGAAGTTGATCTTGCGAGCCATTTCCATGTTGTAGATCCGCCGGCAGGTTTCATAGCTTTCCCTCTGTCGCCGACGGCAAGGCTTCTCATAATACCGCCGTCGCTTTATGTCCTCAATGAGCCCATCCATGGTAAGGATTCTGTGTAAGGACAGGCAATGAAGTTAGAGGCTTAGGCTCATTGTTATTCTTTTCCAGTTTCACAATGATCAGAAGTCAACTAACCAAACGACTGTATCTGTAAAAATGATAGTGTGCAATGGTGACAGTACAGCATTCACTGCCTACATATACAGGCCAGGCCCCAAACAGGAATACCTGGGGAAATAAAAAGGCATTTAATTATACAGTCCTTGTTCTTGGGGAGTTTATCGTCATTATCATGTTCTCAACCATTTTTATTTCCTACCACAACACACCTGAGAGAGATGGCAGTGGCAGGGGGTCTCAACCAATGGTCTCAACCATTTCAGAATCTTCAAATGGGATAAGTCATTTGCAGTAGGAAAGAAAATAACTAGAGGTGATTCCTACCTGGTCCTTAAGAGGAGAATGTAGTTCCACCCCTACTGTGTTTAAGAGCTGATGCAGCTCAATTATAAACATTTAGGAAATCTCGGCCTACTTCATACAGGGAAAGAAGAGGCCCTTATCACACCAGTGATACAGATAGAAGCATCAAAATAAGAGCCTCAACCATATTTTTCCCATGTACCACATGCTCCAACCACACATCTGACTACTCCCTGAACACACATTAATAGCGAATCTTTTTAAGTGTTCataggagcttttttttttaataccaggtCTTTACTCAGGGCTGCTTCCTCAGCCTAGAATGCCATCCGCAGCTCCAAACTGCCAACCTTCGAggttttccatgtttttttttccccttgggagaTTTTCCACATCTTTCTGAGGCCAAATCCAGATACCATCTCTCCACAAACCTTTCTCATCTTAGAGAGAAGATAATTTGTTTTGTTGAACACCTATGTAGAGATTATTTCATTTTGCCATTCTGTTAGTTATTTATACAGATGTCTCTCTCCTTAGACTGAAAATCCCTGAAGGCAGAAAGTGTGTTTTATTCATCTTAATTTAGCTCAGGTTTTTTCCCTGCCCACCTAACTACTTCAACAGTTCCTCTTGCTGGATTCATAACATGCATACCTCAAAATCACCTTTTTGTTCTCACTGAGCCAAGAAGACACAGGGGCTTATTCTATAACTTACCTTATCCCGAGGCTCCTGAGAGCTCTGGCTCCAATCTGCAATTTGTTCCTCCCTCTCAATCCATCATCAGCTGGTCCTGAGAAGTCTGGAGGCACCTGCCCTCCAATCTTGCATTGTTTACATGACCCCAATCCTGCCTACTCTTTCCTTTCATTACACGTAAAAAGTCAGTCAGAAACACAACTGGAGATGGCtaagtcggtaaagaatccgccagcaatgcaggaaagcttggttcgatccctgggttgggaatatcccctagaggagggcatggcaacccactccagtattcttgcctggagaattcccatggacagaggagcctgtgggctgtagtccacggggtcacacagagtcagacacgactgaacaactaagcacataaTTAGAGGGGAGACAGAAGAAGCAGGAAATAAGAGAAACTACCTGCTCCTTCTGCTCAGTGGGAAACCCTATGTATTGCTGCTATGTTATACCAGAAGCCCAAGGTAACAATAATAGATTGAACATGAGCTTGAAAAGATTTGAGCTTTGGGTACATTACTAATGTGAATAGACATGAGCACCACTGTCCTTTGGGATCTTTTACACTCCTGCTGATTTGTAAGATCAGTTTGTCTAGGTTTTAATggcagggagatgggaggtgAGGGAACTGTCTCAAACTCCCAGCGGTGGAAGGAGCAGATAATTCGGGTTCTACTGAAAACACAGTCATGCCCAGAAGTGGATCCAACACTAGAGTTGTACAGTAGAAAAGCAGGGCACCAAACACTCAATACCTTTGCCCACAGAGAGTCTCCAATGCTGGCTTTCTTCCTCATCTTACCCTTAAATGTTGGTATCACTCCAGATTCTGACTGTAAGTTTCCTCCTTTTTGGTTCTACATGATTCCCTTAAACTATAACATGGGCGTCAACCCTGATGCACAACAGAATCATCTCCTTAAGAGCCTTTAAAAAGTATTCACGCCTCGGTCCCAttcctcagagattctgatttaattggtctacAGTGGGGTTATATACtgggtatattttaaaagaccCCACAGGTAATTCTAATGTAGGGCCACACTTGAGAACTGACCCAGACACTGCTGACTCTTAAATCATTATCTCTAGTTCCAGTCTTAAAAGCTAGGCCAATGCTTCCAATTGCCTTAAACCtcacaaaaaacaaacttattttctCCAACTAAAATTCATTCTTCCTCCTCTATACTCTATCTGTTAATGGCATCATCAGTTACTCAAGCTAAAATCTCATGTTCCTGGACTAGGACTTCTTTTCTTGCTACACCCACATTTACAGTATCTTATAAAGTCTATAACCTGAAATAGTTCTTagatctcttccttctctctcttcctatgG
This region includes:
- the MRPS21 gene encoding small ribosomal subunit protein bS21m, encoding MAKHLKFIARTVMVQEGNVEGAYRTLNRILTMDGLIEDIKRRRYYEKPCRRRQRESYETCRRIYNMEMARKINFLMRKNRADPWQGC